One Drosophila santomea strain STO CAGO 1482 chromosome X, Prin_Dsan_1.1, whole genome shotgun sequence DNA segment encodes these proteins:
- the LOC120455177 gene encoding tyrosine-protein phosphatase 10D isoform X3, giving the protein MDCATRKQQQLRAHHQQQQKIQSQTHGRKRRRLQKQQHQHHRHYYHHHHNQQQQQHFLWLVVGILTIFLAQHTNAADLVINVPNASSNANAFYRIDYSPPFGFPEPNTTIPASEIGKDIKFSRALPGTEYNFWLYYTNSTHRELLTWTVNITTAPDPPANLSVQLRSSKSAFITWRPPGSGRYSGFRIRVLGLTDLPFERNYSLEGNETLQLSAKELTPGGSYQVQAYSVYQGKESVAYTSRNFTTKPNTPGKFIVWFRNETTLLVLWQPPFPAGIYTHYRVSITPDDAIQSVLYVEREGEPPGPAQAAFKGLVPGREYNISVQTVSEDETSSIPTTARYLTVPERVLNVTFDEAYTTSSSFRVRWDPPRTYSEFDAYQVMLSTSRRIFNVQRGAEGESVYFDYPDVLEPGRTYEVVVKTIADNVNSWPASGEVTLRPRPVRSLGGFLDDRSNALHISWEPAETGRQDSYRISYHEQTNASEVPAPFPVAADSQITTNLTEYTLDTLLAGRRYLIAVQALSKGVASNASDITRYTRPAAPLIQELKSIDQGLMLSWRSDVNSRQDRYEVHYQRNGTREERTMATNETSLTIHYLHPGSGYEVKVHAISHGVRSEPHSYFQAVFPKPPQNLTLQTVHTNLVVLHWQPPESSDFSEYAVRYRTDASPWQRISGLHENEARIKDMHYGERYLVQVNTVSFGVESPHPLELNVTMPPQPVSNVVPLVDSRNLTLEWPRPDGHVDFYTLKWWPTDEEDRVEFKNVTQLEDLSSPSVRIPIEDLSPGRQYRFEVQASSNGIRSGTTHLSTRTMPLIQSDVFIANAGHEQGQDETITLSYTPTPADSTRFDIYRFSMGDPTIKDKEKLANDTERKLSFSGLTPGKLYNVTVWTVSGGVASLPVQRLYRLHPLPISDLKAIQVAAREITLHWTAPAGEYTDFELQYLSADEEAPQLLQNVTKNTEITLQGLRPYHNYTFTVVVRAGSTQGTDSDVSGSTLMRSSAPISASYQTLTAPPGKVEYFQPSDVQPGEVTFEWSLEPAEQHGPIDYFRITCQNADDAADVSSYEFPVNATQGKIEGLVPGNQYIFRIQAKSALGYGAEREHIQTMPILAPPVPEPSVTPLEVSRTSSTIEISFRQGYFSNAHGMVRSYTIIIAEDVGKNASGLEMPSWQDVQAYTVWLPYQAIEPYNPFLTSNGSRKSSLEAEHFTIGTANCEKHQAGYCNGPLRAGTTYRIKIRAFTDEDKFTDTVYSSPITTERSDTVIVAATVAAVMLVAMVLVVVYCQHRCQLIRRASKLARMQDELAALPEGYVTPNRPVHVKDFSEHYRIMSADSDFRFSEEFEELKHVGRDQACSFANLPCNRPKNRFTNILPYDHSRFKLQPVDDDDGSDYINANYMPGHNSPREFIVTQGPLHSTREEFWRMCWESNSRAIVMLTRCFEKGREKCDQYWPVDRVAMFYGDIKVQLIIDTHFHDWSISEFMVSRNCESRIMRHFHFTTWPDFGVPEPPQSLVRFVRAFRDVIGTDMRPIIVHCSAGVGRSGTFIALDRILQHIHKSDYVDIFGIVFAMRKERVFMVQTEQQYVCIHQCLLAVLEGKEHLLADSLELHANDGYEDDEGIAETGI; this is encoded by the exons ATGGACTGTGCCAcgcgaaaacaacaacaattacgggcacatcatcagcagcaacaaaaaatacaatcaCAAACACATGGACGAAAGCGGCGGCgattacaaaaacaacagcaccagcaccatCGCCActactaccaccaccaccacaatcaacaacaacaacaacatttcTTGTGGCTTGTTGTTGGcattttgacaatttttttgGCTCAG CACACAAATGCCGCCGATCTAGTGATAAATGTGCCGAATGCGAGCAGCAACGCCAACGCCTTCTACAGAATCGACTACAGTCCGCCCTTCGGCTTCCCGGAGCCGAACACCACGATCCCGGCCAGCGAGATTGGCAAGGACATCAAGTTCTCGAGAGCTCTGCCGGGCACGGAGTACAACTTTTGGCTGTACTACACGAACTCCACGCATCGGGAGCTGCTCACCTGGACGGTGAACATAACGACAG CTCCCGATCCGCCAGCCAATCTGAGTGTGCAGCTGCGGTCCAGCAAGAGTGCCTTCATAACGTGGCGACCGCCGGGATCGGGTCGCTACTCGGGATTCCGGATCCGGGTGCTGGGCCTCACGGATCTGCCCTTCGAGCGCAACTACTCGCTGGAGGGCAACGAAACGCTGCAGCTGTCGGCCAAGGAACTGACTCCCGGCGGCAGCTACCAGGTGCAGGCGTACTCCGTCTACCAGGGCAAGGAATCGGTGGCCTACACCAGCCGCAACTTCACCACAA AGCCCAACACGCCCGGGAAGTTCATTGTGTGGTTCCGGAATGAGACGACCCTCTTGGTGCTGTGGCAGCCGCCGTTTCCGGCCGGAATCTACACCCACTACAGGGTCTCCATAACGCCGGACGACGCCATCCAGAGTGTGCTGTACGTGGAGCGCGAGGGCGAACCGCCGGGCCCGGCACAGGCGGCCTTCAAAGGTCTCGTGCCCGGGCGGGAGTACAATATCTCGGTGCAGACGGTGTCCGAGGATGAGACCTCATCGATCCCAACCACAGCCAGGTATCTGACCGTGCCGGAGCGCGTGCTGAATGTCACCTTCGACGAGGCGTATACCACATCGAGTTCCTTTCGCGTCCGATGGGATCCACCGCGCACCTACAGTGAATTCGATGCCTACCAGGTGATGCTCTCCACGTCGAGGAGGATATTCAATGTGCAACGTGGCGCGGAGGGCGAGTCGGTGTACTTCGACTATCCGGATGTCTTGGAGCCAGGTCGCACCTACGAGGTGGTGGTCAAGACCATTGCGGACAATGTTAATTCGTGGCCAGCCAGCGGCGAGGTTACCCTGCGGCCACGACCAGTTCGCAGTCTCGGCGGATTCCTCGACGATCGCAGCAATGCTCTGCATATATCCTGGGAGCCGGCGGAAACGGGACGACAGGACTCGTACCGCATCAG CTACCACGAGCAGACGAATGCCAGCGAGGTGCCGGCACCGTTTCCGGTTGCCGCTGACTCCCAAATCACAACGAATCTCACGGAGTACACGCTGGACACGCTGCTGGCAGGACGTCGCTACCTGATCGCCGTGCAGGCCTTGTCCAAGGGCGTGGCCTCCAATGCCAGCGACATAACGCGCTACACACGCCCCGCGGCGCCGCTCATCCAGGAGCTGAAGAGCATCGATCAGGGCCTCATGCTCAGTTGGCGGAGTGATGTGAACTCGCGCCAGGATCGCTACGAGGTGCACTACCAGCGCAATGGAACGCGCGAGGAGCGCACCATGGCCACCAATGAGACAAGTCTCACGATTCACTACCTCCACCCGGGATCCGGTTATGAGGTGAAGGTGCACGCCATTAGCCATGGAGTCAGAAGCGAACCGCACTCCTACTTCCAAGCTGTTT TTCCCAAACCGCCTCAGAATCTCACGCTGCAGACTGTGCATACGAATCTAGTGGTGCTTCACTGGCAGCCGCCGGAGAGCAGCGACTTCAGTGAGTATGCGGTGCGCTACCGCACGGACGCCTCGCCCTGGCAGCGGATTTCCGGACTGCACGAGAACGAGGCCAGGATCAAGGACATGCATTATGGCGAACGCTATCTGGTGCAGGTGAACACCGTGAGCTTCGGCGTCGAGAGCCCCCATCCGCTCGAGCTCAATGTGACGATGCCGCCGCAGCCGGTGTCGAATGTGGTGCCGTTGGTGGACTCGCGTAATCTCACCCTGGAATGGCCGAGACCCGATGGCCATGTGGACTTCTACACACTCAAGTGGTGGCCCACCGATGAGGAGGACCGCGTGGAGTTCAAGAATGTAACGCAGCTGGAGGATT TGAGCTCTCCCAGCGTTCGGATACCCATTGAAGATCTGTCGCCAGGTCGCCAGTATCGCTTCGAGGTTCAAGCCAGCTCCAATGGCATTCGTTCCGGGACCACCCATCTGTCCACGCGCACCATGCCACTGATCCAATCCGATGTGTTCATCGCCAATGCGGGCCACGAACAGGGCCAGGATGAAACCATTACGCTTAGTTATACACCCACACCGGCGGACAGCACTCGCTTCGATATCTACCGCTTTTCGATGGGCGATCCGACGATCAAAGACAAGGAGAAACTGGCCAACGATACGGAACGCAAGCTGAGCTTCTCGGGACTGACGCCTGGCAAGCTGTACAACGTAACCGTGTGGACAGTGAGCGGCGGAGTGGCCAGTTTGCCGGTCCAACGGCTCTATCGCCTGCATCCGCTGCCCATCAGCGATTTGAAGGCCATCCAGGTGGCGGCCCGCGAGATAACGCTGCATTGGACAGCACCTGCCGGGGAATATACCGATTTTGAACTGCAGTACCTAAGTGCAGACGAGGAGGCACCACAACTGCTTCAGAATGTGACCAAGAATACAGAGATCACGCTGCAGGGCTTGCGTCCGTATCACAATTACACATTCACCGTGGTGGTGCGTGCGGGTTCCACCCAGGGCACTGATTCCGACGTTTCTGGCAGCACCCTGATGCGCAGCAGTGCTCCCATCTCGGCCAGCTACCAAACGCTGACCGCTCCGCCCGGCAAAGTCGAATACTTCCAGCCCAGTGATGTGCAGCCCGGTGAGGTTACCTTCGAGTGGAGTCTGGAACCCGCCGAACAGCATGGACCCATCGATTACTTCCGCATTACATGCCAAAACGCCGACGATGCAGCAGATGTATCAAGCTACGAATTCCCGGTGAATGCCACTCAGGGCAAGATTGAAGGTCTGGTACCCGGCAACCAGTACATATTCCGAATACAGGCCAAGTCGGCTCTGGGCTACGGAGCCGAAAGGGAGCACATCCAAACAATGCCCATACTAGCACCACCGGTACCGGAGCCGAGTGTAACGCCCCTGGAAGTAAGCAGGACCAGCAGCACCATCGAGATTAGTTTCCGGCAAGGTTACTTCTCGAACGCCCATGGCATGGTTAGATCCTACACGATAATCATAGCCGAAGATGTGGGCAAAAACGCATCCGGACTGGAGATGCCCAGCTGGCAGGATGTGCAGGCATACACTGTGTGGTTGCCTTACCAAGCCATTGAGCCCTACAATCCCTTCCTGACCAGCAATGGCAGCAGAAAGAGCAGCCTGGAGGCGGAGCACTTTACGATAGGAACGGCCAACTGCGAGAAACATCAGGCGGGCTACTGCAATGGCCCGCTGCGGGCTGGCACCACCTACAGGATTAAGATTCGCGCCTTTACGGATGAGGACAAGTTCACGGACACGGTGTACAGTTCGCCGATAACCACCGAACGCAGTGATACCGTCATTGTGGCGGCCACCGTGGCGGCTGTGATGCTGGTGGCcatggtgctggtggtggtcTACTGTCAGCACCGCTGCCAACTGATCCGTCGCGCCTCCAAGTTGGCCCGCATGCAGGACGAGCTGGCCGCCCTGCCCGAGGGCTATGTCACGCCCAATCGACCCGTTCATGTCAAGGACTTCTCCGAGCACTACAGGATCATGTCGGCCGATTCGGACTTTCGATTCAGCGAGGAGTTTGAGGAGCTGAAGCATGTGGGTCGCGATCAGGCTTGCAGCTTCGCCAATCTGCCCTGCAATCGGCCCAAGAACAGGTTTACCAACATCCTGCCCTACGACCATTCCCGTTTCAAGCTGCAGCCGGTGGACGATGACGATGGTTCGGATTACATTAATGCGAACTACATGCCGGGTCACAATTCGCCGCGCGAGTTCATCGTCACCCAGGGACCGTTGCACTCGACGCGCGAGGAGTTCTGGCGGATGTGCTGGGAGAGCAACTCCAGGGCGATTGTCATGCTGACGCGTTGCTTCGAGAAGGGTCGCGAGAAGTGCGACCAATACTGGCCGGTGGATCGGGTGGCCATGTTCTACGGGGACATCAAGGTGCAGTTGATCATCGACACGCACTTCCACGACTGGAGCATATCAGAGTTTATGGTCTCACGG AACTGCGAGTCGCGAATAATGCGGCACTTCCACTTCACCACATGGCCGGACTTTGGGGTTCCAGAGCCGCCGCAGTCGCTGGTGCGCTTTGTGCGCGCCTTCCGCGATGTCATCGGCACGGACATGCGTCCCATCATCGTCCATTGCAGCGCTGGAGTGGGCAGATCGGGCACGTTTATCGCCCTGGATCGCATCCTGCAGCACATTCACAAGTCTGACTACGTGGACATCTTTGGCATCGTATTCGCCATGCGAAAGG AGCGCGTGTTCATGGTGCAGACGGAGCAGCAGTACGTGTGCATCCATCAGTGTCTGCTGGCGGTGCTGGAGGGCAAGGAGCACCTGCTGGCCGATTCGCTCGAGCTGCATGCCAACGATGGCTACGAAG ATGACGAGGGCATAGCTGAGACGGGAATCTGA
- the LOC120455177 gene encoding tyrosine-protein phosphatase 10D isoform X1 yields MDCATRKQQQLRAHHQQQQKIQSQTHGRKRRRLQKQQHQHHRHYYHHHHNQQQQQHFLWLVVGILTIFLAQHTNAADLVINVPNASSNANAFYRIDYSPPFGFPEPNTTIPASEIGKDIKFSRALPGTEYNFWLYYTNSTHRELLTWTVNITTAPDPPANLSVQLRSSKSAFITWRPPGSGRYSGFRIRVLGLTDLPFERNYSLEGNETLQLSAKELTPGGSYQVQAYSVYQGKESVAYTSRNFTTKPNTPGKFIVWFRNETTLLVLWQPPFPAGIYTHYRVSITPDDAIQSVLYVEREGEPPGPAQAAFKGLVPGREYNISVQTVSEDETSSIPTTARYLTVPERVLNVTFDEAYTTSSSFRVRWDPPRTYSEFDAYQVMLSTSRRIFNVQRGAEGESVYFDYPDVLEPGRTYEVVVKTIADNVNSWPASGEVTLRPRPVRSLGGFLDDRSNALHISWEPAETGRQDSYRISYHEQTNASEVPAPFPVAADSQITTNLTEYTLDTLLAGRRYLIAVQALSKGVASNASDITRYTRPAAPLIQELKSIDQGLMLSWRSDVNSRQDRYEVHYQRNGTREERTMATNETSLTIHYLHPGSGYEVKVHAISHGVRSEPHSYFQAVFPKPPQNLTLQTVHTNLVVLHWQPPESSDFSEYAVRYRTDASPWQRISGLHENEARIKDMHYGERYLVQVNTVSFGVESPHPLELNVTMPPQPVSNVVPLVDSRNLTLEWPRPDGHVDFYTLKWWPTDEEDRVEFKNVTQLEDLSSPSVRIPIEDLSPGRQYRFEVQASSNGIRSGTTHLSTRTMPLIQSDVFIANAGHEQGQDETITLSYTPTPADSTRFDIYRFSMGDPTIKDKEKLANDTERKLSFSGLTPGKLYNVTVWTVSGGVASLPVQRLYRLHPLPISDLKAIQVAAREITLHWTAPAGEYTDFELQYLSADEEAPQLLQNVTKNTEITLQGLRPYHNYTFTVVVRAGSTQGTDSDVSGSTLMRSSAPISASYQTLTAPPGKVEYFQPSDVQPGEVTFEWSLEPAEQHGPIDYFRITCQNADDAADVSSYEFPVNATQGKIEGLVPGNQYIFRIQAKSALGYGAEREHIQTMPILAPPVPEPSVTPLEVSRTSSTIEISFRQGYFSNAHGMVRSYTIIIAEDVGKNASGLEMPSWQDVQAYTVWLPYQAIEPYNPFLTSNGSRKSSLEAEHFTIGTANCEKHQAGYCNGPLRAGTTYRIKIRAFTDEDKFTDTVYSSPITTERSDTVIVAATVAAVMLVAMVLVVVYCQHRCQLIRRASKLARMQDELAALPEGYVTPNRPVHVKDFSEHYRIMSADSDFRFSEEFEELKHVGRDQACSFANLPCNRPKNRFTNILPYDHSRFKLQPVDDDDGSDYINANYMPGHNSPREFIVTQGPLHSTREEFWRMCWESNSRAIVMLTRCFEKGREKCDQYWPVDRVAMFYGDIKVQLIIDTHFHDWSISEFMVSRNCESRIMRHFHFTTWPDFGVPEPPQSLVRFVRAFRDVIGTDMRPIIVHCSAGVGRSGTFIALDRILQHIHKSDYVDIFGIVFAMRKERVFMVQTEQQYVCIHQCLLAVLEGKEHLLADSLELHANDGYEVTKIYLERQPQTKMGTLPIRASLAMAEKLDADLMTDKDEEHHQQQNQQEQQLAKEDKQKRSDDDDDDDDDEEDDDDDDEDDDQQPLNNETTATLSSGSCSSSTQDVHVDLQKTISISISIEHAKQDQERNCTGAKSHSDTETDSDADSEDDDEDGDGKVAKDGAVADEDGWWY; encoded by the exons ATGGACTGTGCCAcgcgaaaacaacaacaattacgggcacatcatcagcagcaacaaaaaatacaatcaCAAACACATGGACGAAAGCGGCGGCgattacaaaaacaacagcaccagcaccatCGCCActactaccaccaccaccacaatcaacaacaacaacaacatttcTTGTGGCTTGTTGTTGGcattttgacaatttttttgGCTCAG CACACAAATGCCGCCGATCTAGTGATAAATGTGCCGAATGCGAGCAGCAACGCCAACGCCTTCTACAGAATCGACTACAGTCCGCCCTTCGGCTTCCCGGAGCCGAACACCACGATCCCGGCCAGCGAGATTGGCAAGGACATCAAGTTCTCGAGAGCTCTGCCGGGCACGGAGTACAACTTTTGGCTGTACTACACGAACTCCACGCATCGGGAGCTGCTCACCTGGACGGTGAACATAACGACAG CTCCCGATCCGCCAGCCAATCTGAGTGTGCAGCTGCGGTCCAGCAAGAGTGCCTTCATAACGTGGCGACCGCCGGGATCGGGTCGCTACTCGGGATTCCGGATCCGGGTGCTGGGCCTCACGGATCTGCCCTTCGAGCGCAACTACTCGCTGGAGGGCAACGAAACGCTGCAGCTGTCGGCCAAGGAACTGACTCCCGGCGGCAGCTACCAGGTGCAGGCGTACTCCGTCTACCAGGGCAAGGAATCGGTGGCCTACACCAGCCGCAACTTCACCACAA AGCCCAACACGCCCGGGAAGTTCATTGTGTGGTTCCGGAATGAGACGACCCTCTTGGTGCTGTGGCAGCCGCCGTTTCCGGCCGGAATCTACACCCACTACAGGGTCTCCATAACGCCGGACGACGCCATCCAGAGTGTGCTGTACGTGGAGCGCGAGGGCGAACCGCCGGGCCCGGCACAGGCGGCCTTCAAAGGTCTCGTGCCCGGGCGGGAGTACAATATCTCGGTGCAGACGGTGTCCGAGGATGAGACCTCATCGATCCCAACCACAGCCAGGTATCTGACCGTGCCGGAGCGCGTGCTGAATGTCACCTTCGACGAGGCGTATACCACATCGAGTTCCTTTCGCGTCCGATGGGATCCACCGCGCACCTACAGTGAATTCGATGCCTACCAGGTGATGCTCTCCACGTCGAGGAGGATATTCAATGTGCAACGTGGCGCGGAGGGCGAGTCGGTGTACTTCGACTATCCGGATGTCTTGGAGCCAGGTCGCACCTACGAGGTGGTGGTCAAGACCATTGCGGACAATGTTAATTCGTGGCCAGCCAGCGGCGAGGTTACCCTGCGGCCACGACCAGTTCGCAGTCTCGGCGGATTCCTCGACGATCGCAGCAATGCTCTGCATATATCCTGGGAGCCGGCGGAAACGGGACGACAGGACTCGTACCGCATCAG CTACCACGAGCAGACGAATGCCAGCGAGGTGCCGGCACCGTTTCCGGTTGCCGCTGACTCCCAAATCACAACGAATCTCACGGAGTACACGCTGGACACGCTGCTGGCAGGACGTCGCTACCTGATCGCCGTGCAGGCCTTGTCCAAGGGCGTGGCCTCCAATGCCAGCGACATAACGCGCTACACACGCCCCGCGGCGCCGCTCATCCAGGAGCTGAAGAGCATCGATCAGGGCCTCATGCTCAGTTGGCGGAGTGATGTGAACTCGCGCCAGGATCGCTACGAGGTGCACTACCAGCGCAATGGAACGCGCGAGGAGCGCACCATGGCCACCAATGAGACAAGTCTCACGATTCACTACCTCCACCCGGGATCCGGTTATGAGGTGAAGGTGCACGCCATTAGCCATGGAGTCAGAAGCGAACCGCACTCCTACTTCCAAGCTGTTT TTCCCAAACCGCCTCAGAATCTCACGCTGCAGACTGTGCATACGAATCTAGTGGTGCTTCACTGGCAGCCGCCGGAGAGCAGCGACTTCAGTGAGTATGCGGTGCGCTACCGCACGGACGCCTCGCCCTGGCAGCGGATTTCCGGACTGCACGAGAACGAGGCCAGGATCAAGGACATGCATTATGGCGAACGCTATCTGGTGCAGGTGAACACCGTGAGCTTCGGCGTCGAGAGCCCCCATCCGCTCGAGCTCAATGTGACGATGCCGCCGCAGCCGGTGTCGAATGTGGTGCCGTTGGTGGACTCGCGTAATCTCACCCTGGAATGGCCGAGACCCGATGGCCATGTGGACTTCTACACACTCAAGTGGTGGCCCACCGATGAGGAGGACCGCGTGGAGTTCAAGAATGTAACGCAGCTGGAGGATT TGAGCTCTCCCAGCGTTCGGATACCCATTGAAGATCTGTCGCCAGGTCGCCAGTATCGCTTCGAGGTTCAAGCCAGCTCCAATGGCATTCGTTCCGGGACCACCCATCTGTCCACGCGCACCATGCCACTGATCCAATCCGATGTGTTCATCGCCAATGCGGGCCACGAACAGGGCCAGGATGAAACCATTACGCTTAGTTATACACCCACACCGGCGGACAGCACTCGCTTCGATATCTACCGCTTTTCGATGGGCGATCCGACGATCAAAGACAAGGAGAAACTGGCCAACGATACGGAACGCAAGCTGAGCTTCTCGGGACTGACGCCTGGCAAGCTGTACAACGTAACCGTGTGGACAGTGAGCGGCGGAGTGGCCAGTTTGCCGGTCCAACGGCTCTATCGCCTGCATCCGCTGCCCATCAGCGATTTGAAGGCCATCCAGGTGGCGGCCCGCGAGATAACGCTGCATTGGACAGCACCTGCCGGGGAATATACCGATTTTGAACTGCAGTACCTAAGTGCAGACGAGGAGGCACCACAACTGCTTCAGAATGTGACCAAGAATACAGAGATCACGCTGCAGGGCTTGCGTCCGTATCACAATTACACATTCACCGTGGTGGTGCGTGCGGGTTCCACCCAGGGCACTGATTCCGACGTTTCTGGCAGCACCCTGATGCGCAGCAGTGCTCCCATCTCGGCCAGCTACCAAACGCTGACCGCTCCGCCCGGCAAAGTCGAATACTTCCAGCCCAGTGATGTGCAGCCCGGTGAGGTTACCTTCGAGTGGAGTCTGGAACCCGCCGAACAGCATGGACCCATCGATTACTTCCGCATTACATGCCAAAACGCCGACGATGCAGCAGATGTATCAAGCTACGAATTCCCGGTGAATGCCACTCAGGGCAAGATTGAAGGTCTGGTACCCGGCAACCAGTACATATTCCGAATACAGGCCAAGTCGGCTCTGGGCTACGGAGCCGAAAGGGAGCACATCCAAACAATGCCCATACTAGCACCACCGGTACCGGAGCCGAGTGTAACGCCCCTGGAAGTAAGCAGGACCAGCAGCACCATCGAGATTAGTTTCCGGCAAGGTTACTTCTCGAACGCCCATGGCATGGTTAGATCCTACACGATAATCATAGCCGAAGATGTGGGCAAAAACGCATCCGGACTGGAGATGCCCAGCTGGCAGGATGTGCAGGCATACACTGTGTGGTTGCCTTACCAAGCCATTGAGCCCTACAATCCCTTCCTGACCAGCAATGGCAGCAGAAAGAGCAGCCTGGAGGCGGAGCACTTTACGATAGGAACGGCCAACTGCGAGAAACATCAGGCGGGCTACTGCAATGGCCCGCTGCGGGCTGGCACCACCTACAGGATTAAGATTCGCGCCTTTACGGATGAGGACAAGTTCACGGACACGGTGTACAGTTCGCCGATAACCACCGAACGCAGTGATACCGTCATTGTGGCGGCCACCGTGGCGGCTGTGATGCTGGTGGCcatggtgctggtggtggtcTACTGTCAGCACCGCTGCCAACTGATCCGTCGCGCCTCCAAGTTGGCCCGCATGCAGGACGAGCTGGCCGCCCTGCCCGAGGGCTATGTCACGCCCAATCGACCCGTTCATGTCAAGGACTTCTCCGAGCACTACAGGATCATGTCGGCCGATTCGGACTTTCGATTCAGCGAGGAGTTTGAGGAGCTGAAGCATGTGGGTCGCGATCAGGCTTGCAGCTTCGCCAATCTGCCCTGCAATCGGCCCAAGAACAGGTTTACCAACATCCTGCCCTACGACCATTCCCGTTTCAAGCTGCAGCCGGTGGACGATGACGATGGTTCGGATTACATTAATGCGAACTACATGCCGGGTCACAATTCGCCGCGCGAGTTCATCGTCACCCAGGGACCGTTGCACTCGACGCGCGAGGAGTTCTGGCGGATGTGCTGGGAGAGCAACTCCAGGGCGATTGTCATGCTGACGCGTTGCTTCGAGAAGGGTCGCGAGAAGTGCGACCAATACTGGCCGGTGGATCGGGTGGCCATGTTCTACGGGGACATCAAGGTGCAGTTGATCATCGACACGCACTTCCACGACTGGAGCATATCAGAGTTTATGGTCTCACGG AACTGCGAGTCGCGAATAATGCGGCACTTCCACTTCACCACATGGCCGGACTTTGGGGTTCCAGAGCCGCCGCAGTCGCTGGTGCGCTTTGTGCGCGCCTTCCGCGATGTCATCGGCACGGACATGCGTCCCATCATCGTCCATTGCAGCGCTGGAGTGGGCAGATCGGGCACGTTTATCGCCCTGGATCGCATCCTGCAGCACATTCACAAGTCTGACTACGTGGACATCTTTGGCATCGTATTCGCCATGCGAAAGG AGCGCGTGTTCATGGTGCAGACGGAGCAGCAGTACGTGTGCATCCATCAGTGTCTGCTGGCGGTGCTGGAGGGCAAGGAGCACCTGCTGGCCGATTCGCTCGAGCTGCATGCCAACGATGGCTACGAAG TGACTAAAATTTACTTAGAGCGCCAGCCACAAACGAAAATGGGAACCTTGCCCATACGAGCTTCTCTGGCCATGGCCGAGAAACTAGACGCGGATTTAATGACCGACAAGGATGAggagcaccaccagcagcagaaccagcaggagcagcagctggccaagGAAGATAAGCAAAAGCGcagcgatgacgatgacgatgacgatgacgatgaagaagacgatgacgacgatgacgaaGACGATGACCAGCAGCCGTTGAACAATGAAACGACGGCCACCTTGTCATCgggcagctgcagcagcagcacccaGGATGTGCATGTGGATCTCCAGAAGAcgatctcgatctcgatctcCATAGAACACGCCAAGCAAGATCAGGAACGAAACTGCACCGGCGCAAAGTCGCATTCGGACACCGAAACTGACTCAGACGCGGACTCAGAGGACGAtgatgaggatggggatgggaaGGTGGCCAAGGATGGGGCTGTCGCCGATGAGGATGGCTGGTGGTATTGA